In one window of Arachis ipaensis cultivar K30076 chromosome B06, Araip1.1, whole genome shotgun sequence DNA:
- the LOC107648695 gene encoding protein ALUMINUM SENSITIVE 3: MESFFVSNNTFFQREEDTGMDWAWMIEFLKGMVKPVAATAVVGLAVGLSFWQKLGLESEMFVAIVRAFIQLSIIGFVLQFIFNQGNAGWIILAYLFMVSVAGYTAGQRAKHVPRGKYVAGASILTGTSVTMFLLVILNVFPFTPRYIIPVAGMLVGNSMTVTGVTMKRLRDDIKTQINLVETALALGATPRQASHQQLKRTLIIALSPVIDNTKTVGLISLPGAMTGLIMGGASPLEAIQLQIVVMNMMIGASTMSSIMATYLCWPSFFTKAYQLETKVFTD; the protein is encoded by the exons ATGGAATCTTTCTTTGTTAGTAACAACACATTTTTTCAGCGGGAGGAGGATACGGGCATGGACTGGGCATGGATGATTGAGTTCCTGAAGGGCATGGTGAAGCCGGTGGCAGCAACCGCAGTGGTGGGCCTAGCAGTGGGCTTGTCTTTCTGGCAGAAGCTGGGCCTAGAGTCCGAGATGTTTGTTGCCATTGTGAGGGCGTTTATTCAGCTCTCTATCATTGGCTTTGTTTTGCAGTTCATATTCAATCAGGGTAATGCTGGATGGATCATTCTAGCATACCTTTTCATg GTATCAGTGGCTGGTTATACAGCGGGGCAGCGAGCGAAACACGTGCCTCGCGGAAAGTATGTGGCGGGTGCTTCCATACTGACCGGAACATCGGTGACCATGTTTTTGCTGGTTATATTGAATGTGTTCCCTTTCACTCCCAGATACATCATCCCTGTTGCCGGCATGTTGGTCGGAAACTCTATGACTGTAACCGGAGTTACCATGAAGAGACTTCGTGATGACATTAAGACTCAAATCAACTTG GTTGAGACGGCTTTGGCGCTTGGCGCGACTCCACGACAAGCTTCTCACCAGCAACTGAAGAGGACTCTGATCATAGCACTGTCTCCGGTGATAGACAACACAAAAACAGTGGGTCTAATATCTCTTCCCGGAGCAATGACTGGTCTAATCATGGGAGGTGCGTCGCCATTGGAAGCGATTCAGCTGCAGATTGTAGTGATGAACATGATGATTGGTGCATCCACTATGAGCAGCATAATGGCCACTTACCTTTGTTGGCCATCATTCTTCACCAAGGCCTATCAATTGGAAACCAAAGTCTTCACAGATTGA